The Aeromicrobium tamlense nucleotide sequence TCCCGATCGACAACTCCCTCGCGGGGCGTGTCGCGGACATCCACCACTTCCTGCCCACGAGCGACCTGCACATCGTGGGCGAGCACTTCCTGCCGATCCGGTTCTCGCTCATGGGCACGCCGGGCACGACGCTCGAGACGATCAAGACGGTCCACTCGCACGTGCACGCCCTCGGTCAGTGCCGCCGCATCATCCGCGAGCACGGCTGGACCCCGCTGATCTCCGGCGACACCGCCGGCGCCGCGCGCGAGATCGCCGAGGCGAACGACGTCACCGCCGCCGCCATCGCGCCGCCGCTCGCCGCCGGGATCTACGGCCTCGACGTGCTCGCGTCCGACATCGAGGACGAGCAGCACAACACCACGCGCTTCGTGCTGCTGTCGCGCGAGGACCGTCGCGCGCCTGCCGGCAACGGCCCCGTCGTCACGAGCTTCATCTTCAACGTCCGCAACCTGCCCGCGGCGCTCTACAAGGCGCTCGGCGGCTTCGCGACCAACGGCATCAACATGACCAAGCTGGAGAGCTACATGGTCGGCGGCGAGTTCACCGCCACGATGTTCCTCGCCGAGGTCGACGGTCACCCCGACGACCCGGGCCTGGCCCGCGCCCTGGAGGAGCTGCGCTTCTTCACCACCGAGATCAAGGTGCTGGGCGTCTACCCGGCCGACCCCTTCCGCGCCGAGCACCGATGACCGGGCCGGGCTGGCCGCTCAACGTCCCCGTCCTCAGCGACGGGATGGTGACGCTGCGCGCCCACACCCCGGCCGACATCGACCGCGCGCTGGAGATGGCGCACGACCCCGACATGATCCGCTGGACCGCGATCCCCACCCCGCACTCGCGCGCGATGAGCGAGCAGTTCGCGCTCGAGGTCATCCCGAAGGGCTGGAACGAGGGCACGGCCATGGGCTGGGCCGTCGAGTTCGAGGGCCGCTACGCGGGCAACGTCGACGTCCGCGGCAAGGAGGCGCTCGCCGACGTCGGCTACGCGCTGCACCCCGACTGCCGGGGCCAGGGCGTCATGACCGCCGCGGTCCGGCTCGCCGTCGACCACGCGTTCGTCGAGGCCGGCAAGGAGGTCGTCCAGTGGTCGGCCCACGTCGGCAACGTCGGCAGCCTGCGGGTCGCGCACGCCTGCGGGTTCCGGCTCCACGGCACCGAGCCCGACCGGCTGATCGAGCGCGGCCGCATCCTCGACGCCTGGACCGGATCGATCCGCTTCGGCGACGCGCCGATGCCGCGCACGCGCTGGCTCGAGTCCACGCTCGAGACCGAGCGGCTGCGGCTGCGTCCCCTCCGCGAGACCGACGTCCCGCGCATCGTCGAGGCGTGCAGCGACCCCTCCACGCGGCACTTCCTGTCGAACCTCCCCGATCCGTACGGCCCGGCCGAGGGACGCTCCTACGTCCACGACTCGTGGTGGCACGCCGCCACGGGCGACCGCGAGACCTGGGCGATCGCCGCACGGGACGACGACCGGCTGCTCGGCACGGTCTCGGTCATGGGACTCACCGGACCGACCCCCGGCACCGGCGAGATCGGCTACTGGATGCACCCCGACGCCCGAGCGAGCGGCCTCATGACCGAGGCCGTCCGGGCCGTCGTCGACCACGCGCTTGACGCGGACGGGCTCGACCTCGCGCGGCTGGCGATCGTGGCCGCCGAGGGCAACACGGCCAGCCTGCGGGTCGCGGAGTCGCTCGGCTTCGCGCGCTACGGCACCGAGCACGGAACCGCGCGCCTCGGCGACGGTGGAGTCACCGACCACCACCTCTTCGAGCGGATGCGCGCGCAGTAGTCGGTGCCCGGGCGTACATTCCCCGGGTGAGCGAAACGACCGCCGAGCGCGTCCTGCCGGCCAACCCGTGGCCGGCCCTGTGGGCCATGGTCATCGGCTTCTTCATGATCCTGGTCGACTCCACGATCGTGTCGGTGGCGACACCGGCCATCCGCGACGACCTGGCCACCGACTACAACTCGGTCATCTGGGTCACCAGCGCGTACCTGCTGGCCTATGCCGTGCCGCTGCTGATCACCGGACGCCTGGGCGACAGGTTCGGCCCGAAGAACGTCTACCTGACAGGCCTGGCCGTCTTCACCCTGTCCTCGCTGTGGTGCGGCCTGACCGACTCGGTCGAGTGGCTGATCATCGCGCGCGTCGTGCAAGGCCTCGGCGCCTCGATGATGACGCCGCAGACGATGGCGGTCATCACCCGCACCTTCCCGCCGGCCAACCGTGGCCGCGCGATGGCACTGTGGGGCGCCACGGCCGGCGTCGCCACGCTGGTCGGGCCCGTCCTCGGCGGCGTGCTGGTCGACAACGCCGGCTGGGAGTGGATCTTCATCATCAACGTGCCGGTGGGCATCGTCGGCTTCGCGCTCGCGTGGCGGCTGGTTCCGGCGCTGGAGACCCACAGCCACCAGTTCGACTGGGTCGGCGTCGTGCTCAGCGCCATCGCGATGTTCCTCATCGTCTTCGGCATCCAGGAGGGCGAGAAGTACGACTGGGGCGAGATCGAGGGCCTGCTCTCGGTGCCGCTGCTCATCGCCGCCGGCCTGGTGGTCCTCGCGGTGTTCGTGGCCTGGCAGGCCCGCAACCGGCGCGAGCCGCTCGTCCCGCTGAGCCTCTTCCGCGACCGGAACTTCTCGGTGTCCACCCTGGGCATCTCGGCCGTCTCGTTCTCGGTCACCGCGATGGCGTTCCCGTTCATGCTCTGGACCCAGACCGTGCTGGGCTTCGACGCCACACAGGCCGGTCTGCTGTTCGTGCCGATGGCCGTGGTCACCGCCGCGATGGCGCCGGTGGTGGGCCGCATGAGCGACCGGATGCACCCGCGCTGGCTGGCCTCGGTGGGCTTCGCCTCATCCTCGGTCGCGATCGTCGGCACGACCCTGGTGATGGCACCGGACACCCCGGTCTGGCAGCTGCTCGTGCTCAACGCGCTGCTCGGCTTCGGCAACGCGTTCCTGTGGGCGCCGCTGGCCTCCACCGCCACCCGCAACCTGCCGATGTCCTCGGCGGGTGCCGGCGCGGGCGTCTACAACACCACGCGCCAGGTCGGCGCCGTGCTCGGCTCGGCCGCGATCGCCGCGGCGATCTCCGCACGACTGGCCCACCACCTGCCGCAGGCCACGGGCTCGGCGGCCGAGGGCGCCGGCACGAGCAGCCTGCCCGACGCGCTCGCGGGCCCGTTCACCGACGCCATGGCCGAGGCACTGCTCGTGCCCGCGCTGGCGTTCCTCGTGGGTCTCGTCGTGGCGCAGTTCCTCGTCAAGCCCACGCACGACCGGGGCTGACACGCACGACGGCCGCGCCCCCGAGTGGGGAGCGCGGCCGTCGTGGCGTGGACGTCAGAACGACGCGAGCGCCTCGTTGAAGGTCGTGCTGGGACGCATGATCTTCGCGGCCTTCTCCGGGTCGGGCTGGTAGTAGCCGCCCAGATCGGCCGGCTGGCCCTGCACCGCGGCCAGCTCGTCGACGATGGTCTGCTCCGCGTCGGACAGCTTCTGTGCCAGCGGGCCGAAGACCTCGGCGAGCTCGGCGTCGTCGGTCTGCTGCGCCAGCTCCTGGGCCCAGTAGAGGGCCAGGTAGAAGTGGCTGCCGCGGTTGTCGATCGTGCCGAGCCGGCGGCCGGGCGAGCGGTCGTGCTCCAGGAAGCTGGCCGTGGCCCGGTCGAGGGCGTCGGCGAGGACCTGGGCCTTGGGGTTGTCGGTGGCCGTGGCGTACTGCTCGAGGCTGGGCACCAGGGCGAAGAACTCGCCGAGCGAGTCCCAGCGCAGGTAGTTCTCCTTGACGAGCTGCTGCACGTGCTTGGGGGCCGAGCCGCCGGCACCCGTCTCGAACAGGCCACCGCCGTTGATCAGCGGGACGACTGACAGCATCTTGGCGCTGGTGCCGAGCTCGAGGATCGGGAACAGGTCGGTGTTGTAGTCGCGCAGCACGTTGCCGGTGACGCTGATGGTGTCCAGGCCCTGACGGATGCGCTCGACCGACAGCTTCGTCGCCTCGACCGGCGACATGATGCGGATGTCGAGGCCGTCGGTGTCGTGCTCGCCGAGGTACTCGTTCACCTTGGCGATCAGCTGCGCGTCGTGGGCGCGGGTCTCGTCGAGCCAGAACACCGCCGGGTCGCCGGTGGCGCGGGCGCGGTTGACGGCCAGCTTGACCCAGTCGCGGACCGGGACGTCCTTGGTCTGGCACGCGCGCCAGATGTCACCCTGCGCGACGGTGTGCTCGAGGAGCACGTCGCCGGCGGCGTTCACCACGCGGACGGTGCCGGTCGTGGGGATCTCGAACGTCTTGTCGTGCGAGCCGTACTCCTCGGCCTTCTGGGCCATGAGGCCGACGTTGGGCACCGAGCCCATCGTGGACGGGTCGTACGCGCCGTGGGCCTTGCAGTCGTCGATCACGACTTGGTAGACGCCGGCGTACGAGCTGTCGGGGATCACCGCGAGGGTGTCGGCCTCCTGGCCGTCCGGGCCCCACATGTGGCCCGAGGTGCGGATCATGGCCGGCATCGAGGCGTCGACGATGACGTCGCTCGGCACGTGCAGGTTGGTGATGCCCTTGTCGGAGTCCACCATGGCCAGGCGCGGACCGTCGGCCAGCTCGGCCTCGAACGAGGCCTTGATGTCGGCGCCGTTGGCGACCTGGTCGAGGCCGGCGAGGATGCCGCCGAGGCCGTCGTTGGGGCTCAGGCCCGCCTCGGCGAGCGCGGCACCGTGCTCGGCGAAGGTCTTCGGGAAGAAGGCGCGCACGACGTGACCGAAGATGATCGGGTCGGAGACCTTCATCATCGTGGCCTTGAGGTGCACCGAGAACAGGACGTCGTCGGCCTTGGCCTGCGCGACCTGCGCCGCGAGGAACTCGCGCAGCGCGGCGACGTTCATGCTGGTGGCGTCGACGATCTCGCCGGCCAGGACCGGGATCGACTCCTTCAGCACGGTGGTGGAGCCGTCGTCGCCGACGAGCTCGATGCGCAGCGTGTCGTCGGACGCGAGGGTCACCGACTTCTCGTTGGAGCGGAAGTCGTCGACGCCCATCGTGGCGACGTCGGTCTTGGAGTCGCTGCTCCAGGCGCCCATCGAGTGCGGGTGGCCCTTGGCGTAGTTCTTGACCGAAGCCGGCGCGCGGCGGTCGGAGTTGCCCTCGCGCAGGACCGGGTTCACGGCCGAGCCCTTGACCTTGTCGTAGCGGGCGCGGACGTCGCGCTCCTCGTCGGTCTGCGGGTCCTCGGGGTAGTCGGGCAGGTCGTAGCCCTGCTCGCGCAGCTCGGCGATGGCCGCCTTGAGCTGCGGGACCGACGCCGAGACGTTCGGCAGCTTGATGATGTTGGCCTCCGGGCGCTTCGCGAGCTCGCCGAGCTCGGCCAGCGCGTCGGCCGCCCGCTGGTCCTCGGGGAGCAGGTCGCTGACCGCCGCGATGATGCGGCCGGCCAGGGAGATGTCCCGGGTCTCGACCTCCACGCCGGCCTTCGAGGCGTACGCCTCGATGATCGGGAGGAGGGAGTAGGTCGCGAGGGCGGGAGCCTCGTCGGTGTGCGTGTAGATGATCGTCGAGTCCGTCACGCCCCCAAACTACCCGGTGTGCAGGTCGCCGCTGCTCGCCGCACCCCGTATCGGACCGCCCATTGTCTAGTTGGTCAGTCCAGAATGTGAACAACGTCCACGACGCCGTTCCGCTCGCCTACGTTGGCTGCTCGAGCCCGCCGCACCGTGCGACGGACCGACCGAGAGGACCTCCCATGGCACATCGCTTGCGCCCCATCGCGGCCGCGGCCCTGCTGCTGACCGCTGCCACCGCTCTCACCGCCTGTGGGTCGGAGGCCGCCGAGGGGGAGCAGATCTCGATCGTCGGCTTCGCCGTGCCGGAGGCCGCCAACAAGAACATCCAGGAGGAGTTCGTCAAGACCGACGCCGGCGAGGGCACGACGTTCAAGACCTCCTACGGCGCCTCGGGCGACCAGAGCCGCGCCGTGGTGGACGGCCTCAAGGCCGACTACGTGCACCTGTCGGTGGGCACCGACGTCGACCGTCTGGTCGACGCGGGCCTCGTCGACGAGACGTGGGACGACGGCGAGAACAAGGGCATCGTGTCCAACTCGATCGTCGTGCTGGGCGTCCGCGACGGGAACCCCAAGAACATCAAGGGCTGGGACGACCTGGTGAAGCCGGGCGTCGAGATCGTCACCGCGAACCCGGCGTCGTCCGGCGCGGCCCGCTGGAACGCGCTCGCCGCGTGGGGTCACGTCACCGAGAACGGCGGCACCGAGGCCGAGGCCACCGAGTTCGTCAACGACCTGTTCGCCAACGTCGTCTCGCTGACCAACAGCGGTCGCGACGCCACGCAGAGCTTCCTCGGCGGCGCCGGCGACGTCCTGCTGGCCTACGAGAACGAGGCCATCCTGGCCGCGCAGAACGGCAACGGCTTCGAGTACGTCATCCCCGACACCACCCTGCTGATCGAGAACCCGGGCGCCATCCTCAAGGAGTCCAGCAGCGTCTCGCAGGACTGGCTCGACTTCGTCCTCGGCGAGGAGGGCCAGCGCCAGTTCGCGCTGACCGGCTTCCGTCCGCTGAACCTCGAGAGCCCCGGCACCGCCGACCTCGACGCGATCGGCCTCGAGCCCGGCGACATCAAGGGCGCGCCCGACGCGTCGGACCCGTACCCCGCCGTCAACAACCTGCTGACGCTGGAGAAGAACTTCGGCGGACCCGGCTGGGGCGAGGTCAAGGACAAGCTGTTCGGCGATGGCAAGGACGGCAAGCCCGTCGGCATCGTCACCGAGGCGATCGCGAAGTCCGGCAAGGCGTCCTCGTGACCTCTGCCGATCTGGCGACGCGAGCGGGCCGGCCGGGCGACTCCCGGCCGGCCGGCTCGCTGAACCGCGCCTCGGCCGTCGGCCTGGGCGTGACCATGACCTGGTTCAGCCTGCTCGTGCTGATCCCGCTCGCCGCCGTCGTCGCCACCGCGACCGAGGGCGGCGTCGGCGCGTTCTGGGACGCGGTCACGAACGCCCAGACCGCGCACGCCATCCGGCTGACGATCTCGTCGGCGCTGCTCGTCACGCTCACGAACATCGTCGTGGGCACGGCGATCGCGTGGGTGCTCGTGCGCGACAGCTTCCCCGGCAAGTGGATCCTCGAGATCCTCATCGACATCCCGTTCGCGCTGCCCACGATCGTCGCCGGCCTCGTGCTGCTGTCGCTCTACGGCAACGACGAGAGCCCGCTGGGCATCAACATCGCGAACACCGAGACCTCCGTGTTCCTGGCGTTCCTCTTCGTGACGCTGCCGTTCGTCGTCCGCACGGTGCAGCCGGTGCTGGAGGAGATCGACGTCGAGATCGAGGAGGCTGCGGCCTCGCTCGGTGCCAGCCGCCTCACCACGTTCACGCGCATCATCCTGCCGACGCTCACGCCCGCCATCGCCGCCGGCGCGACCCTGTCGTTCGCCCGCGGCGTCGGGGAGTACGGCTCGCTCGTGCTGCTGTCGGGCAACCTCCCGTTCGAGTCCGAGGTCGCCTCGGTGCGCATCCTCAGCGCGATCGAGAACGACA carries:
- the cysT gene encoding sulfate ABC transporter permease subunit CysT — its product is MTSADLATRAGRPGDSRPAGSLNRASAVGLGVTMTWFSLLVLIPLAAVVATATEGGVGAFWDAVTNAQTAHAIRLTISSALLVTLTNIVVGTAIAWVLVRDSFPGKWILEILIDIPFALPTIVAGLVLLSLYGNDESPLGINIANTETSVFLAFLFVTLPFVVRTVQPVLEEIDVEIEEAAASLGASRLTTFTRIILPTLTPAIAAGATLSFARGVGEYGSLVLLSGNLPFESEVASVRILSAIENDNPAAAASVATLLLIVSLAVILLLDFIQRRVARRG
- a CDS encoding prephenate dehydratase; protein product: MAYQGEPGSNSHLVIDLHHPDAEPVPCASFEDAFAAVSSGSCDLAMIPIDNSLAGRVADIHHFLPTSDLHIVGEHFLPIRFSLMGTPGTTLETIKTVHSHVHALGQCRRIIREHGWTPLISGDTAGAAREIAEANDVTAAAIAPPLAAGIYGLDVLASDIEDEQHNTTRFVLLSREDRRAPAGNGPVVTSFIFNVRNLPAALYKALGGFATNGINMTKLESYMVGGEFTATMFLAEVDGHPDDPGLARALEELRFFTTEIKVLGVYPADPFRAEHR
- a CDS encoding NADP-dependent isocitrate dehydrogenase produces the protein MTDSTIIYTHTDEAPALATYSLLPIIEAYASKAGVEVETRDISLAGRIIAAVSDLLPEDQRAADALAELGELAKRPEANIIKLPNVSASVPQLKAAIAELREQGYDLPDYPEDPQTDEERDVRARYDKVKGSAVNPVLREGNSDRRAPASVKNYAKGHPHSMGAWSSDSKTDVATMGVDDFRSNEKSVTLASDDTLRIELVGDDGSTTVLKESIPVLAGEIVDATSMNVAALREFLAAQVAQAKADDVLFSVHLKATMMKVSDPIIFGHVVRAFFPKTFAEHGAALAEAGLSPNDGLGGILAGLDQVANGADIKASFEAELADGPRLAMVDSDKGITNLHVPSDVIVDASMPAMIRTSGHMWGPDGQEADTLAVIPDSSYAGVYQVVIDDCKAHGAYDPSTMGSVPNVGLMAQKAEEYGSHDKTFEIPTTGTVRVVNAAGDVLLEHTVAQGDIWRACQTKDVPVRDWVKLAVNRARATGDPAVFWLDETRAHDAQLIAKVNEYLGEHDTDGLDIRIMSPVEATKLSVERIRQGLDTISVTGNVLRDYNTDLFPILELGTSAKMLSVVPLINGGGLFETGAGGSAPKHVQQLVKENYLRWDSLGEFFALVPSLEQYATATDNPKAQVLADALDRATASFLEHDRSPGRRLGTIDNRGSHFYLALYWAQELAQQTDDAELAEVFGPLAQKLSDAEQTIVDELAAVQGQPADLGGYYQPDPEKAAKIMRPSTTFNEALASF
- a CDS encoding DHA2 family efflux MFS transporter permease subunit gives rise to the protein MVIGFFMILVDSTIVSVATPAIRDDLATDYNSVIWVTSAYLLAYAVPLLITGRLGDRFGPKNVYLTGLAVFTLSSLWCGLTDSVEWLIIARVVQGLGASMMTPQTMAVITRTFPPANRGRAMALWGATAGVATLVGPVLGGVLVDNAGWEWIFIINVPVGIVGFALAWRLVPALETHSHQFDWVGVVLSAIAMFLIVFGIQEGEKYDWGEIEGLLSVPLLIAAGLVVLAVFVAWQARNRREPLVPLSLFRDRNFSVSTLGISAVSFSVTAMAFPFMLWTQTVLGFDATQAGLLFVPMAVVTAAMAPVVGRMSDRMHPRWLASVGFASSSVAIVGTTLVMAPDTPVWQLLVLNALLGFGNAFLWAPLASTATRNLPMSSAGAGAGVYNTTRQVGAVLGSAAIAAAISARLAHHLPQATGSAAEGAGTSSLPDALAGPFTDAMAEALLVPALAFLVGLVVAQFLVKPTHDRG
- a CDS encoding GNAT family N-acetyltransferase: MTGPGWPLNVPVLSDGMVTLRAHTPADIDRALEMAHDPDMIRWTAIPTPHSRAMSEQFALEVIPKGWNEGTAMGWAVEFEGRYAGNVDVRGKEALADVGYALHPDCRGQGVMTAAVRLAVDHAFVEAGKEVVQWSAHVGNVGSLRVAHACGFRLHGTEPDRLIERGRILDAWTGSIRFGDAPMPRTRWLESTLETERLRLRPLRETDVPRIVEACSDPSTRHFLSNLPDPYGPAEGRSYVHDSWWHAATGDRETWAIAARDDDRLLGTVSVMGLTGPTPGTGEIGYWMHPDARASGLMTEAVRAVVDHALDADGLDLARLAIVAAEGNTASLRVAESLGFARYGTEHGTARLGDGGVTDHHLFERMRAQ
- a CDS encoding sulfate ABC transporter substrate-binding protein — encoded protein: MAHRLRPIAAAALLLTAATALTACGSEAAEGEQISIVGFAVPEAANKNIQEEFVKTDAGEGTTFKTSYGASGDQSRAVVDGLKADYVHLSVGTDVDRLVDAGLVDETWDDGENKGIVSNSIVVLGVRDGNPKNIKGWDDLVKPGVEIVTANPASSGAARWNALAAWGHVTENGGTEAEATEFVNDLFANVVSLTNSGRDATQSFLGGAGDVLLAYENEAILAAQNGNGFEYVIPDTTLLIENPGAILKESSSVSQDWLDFVLGEEGQRQFALTGFRPLNLESPGTADLDAIGLEPGDIKGAPDASDPYPAVNNLLTLEKNFGGPGWGEVKDKLFGDGKDGKPVGIVTEAIAKSGKASS